One window of Gloeothece citriformis PCC 7424 genomic DNA carries:
- a CDS encoding ABC transporter permease has product MNWWKRLKYNPLARFGAILLIIFYGMVIAADFIAPYNPYVGQEDGSLLPPTTIYWRVQQGANEGQWIGPHVYPTTQSPTDLETGERTIIKDFSQPSPIRLFVKGDPYPLFQVRLPLPPSFQEVELFRGFTVDRHLFGAVGPGKINLLGTDEQGRDEFSRLLYGGRISLFIGLVGIAISFPLGMIIGGISGYFGGWIDLILMRFVEVLMTIPGIYLLVALAAVLPADISSAQRFLLIVLITSFISWSGLARVIRGQVLSLKEQEFVQAARAIGANPFYIIVRHVLPQTASYIIISATLAVPGFIIAESVLSLIGLGIQQPDPSWGNLLSLATNASILVLQPWLIWPPAIMIVLTVLAFNLLGDGLRDALDPRSLEKV; this is encoded by the coding sequence CTGATTTTATCGCGCCTTATAATCCTTATGTTGGTCAAGAAGATGGCTCTCTTTTACCCCCAACGACCATCTACTGGCGAGTGCAACAAGGGGCAAATGAGGGACAATGGATCGGGCCCCATGTTTATCCTACTACCCAAAGTCCTACAGACCTAGAAACGGGTGAGCGAACCATTATTAAAGATTTTAGCCAACCTTCTCCGATTCGTTTATTCGTTAAAGGCGACCCCTATCCCCTGTTTCAGGTTCGTCTTCCTTTACCCCCAAGCTTTCAAGAAGTGGAACTTTTTAGAGGGTTTACCGTCGATCGACACCTATTCGGTGCAGTTGGGCCAGGCAAAATTAATTTACTGGGGACAGACGAACAAGGACGGGATGAATTTAGTCGTCTCTTATATGGAGGGAGAATTAGTTTATTTATTGGCTTAGTGGGAATTGCTATTTCCTTCCCTTTAGGCATGATTATTGGCGGAATTTCGGGTTATTTTGGCGGTTGGATCGATCTGATTTTAATGCGTTTTGTAGAAGTCTTAATGACGATTCCTGGCATTTATTTATTAGTCGCTTTAGCCGCCGTTTTACCGGCAGATATATCGAGCGCTCAACGGTTTTTATTAATTGTTTTAATTACATCTTTTATTAGTTGGTCTGGACTGGCGCGAGTGATTCGGGGTCAAGTCCTTTCTTTAAAAGAACAAGAATTTGTGCAAGCGGCACGAGCTATAGGAGCTAACCCGTTTTATATCATTGTGCGTCATGTTCTTCCCCAAACCGCAAGTTATATTATTATTTCTGCTACTCTTGCCGTCCCAGGATTCATTATAGCTGAATCGGTGTTAAGTTTGATAGGATTAGGAATTCAACAACCCGATCCCAGTTGGGGAAATTTATTATCTTTAGCCACAAATGCGTCAATTTTAGTCTTACAACCTTGGTTAATTTGGCCGCCAGCAATTATGATTGTTTTGACTGTATTAGCTTTTAATCTATTAGGAGACGGCTTAAGAGACGCTCTCGATCCTCGCAGTTTAGAGAAAGTTTAG
- a CDS encoding glutamate-5-semialdehyde dehydrogenase — protein MTDDRSTNLMLISAQKAHKAFRELGMKTGVARSQGVKVMARAMENAFDEILEANTLDLEMSREMAVPDLILKWLKLTPERLEIAVDILKQIADSSDPIERITNAFYQLNPSRTYCQRMPLGVIALVYEAFPELGAITAGFCLKTGNSLILHGSGFSSHSNEVITNILKTALEDSDLPEGCVEILSSDRGTSIEELVTQDQYINLVIPYGRPSLISQVSQLATAPVLKSAMGNCYLYWSPSADLDLVRWVILDSHGSIPDPINAIEKVLISSSQTTSFLLRLFNSLKDKGFELRGDLALSTEFSEHLNPVMNDLEWSTPYLDKIIAFKVVDDLEEAITWINHYSSGHADCLVTESYKESRQFAKEIDSALIYINSSPRFSRNPKQGESVFLGISNQKGHRRGLIGLDTLTTTKQVVQG, from the coding sequence ATGACAGACGATCGCTCAACCAATTTAATGCTCATCTCCGCTCAAAAGGCTCATAAAGCTTTTCGAGAATTAGGAATGAAGACGGGGGTGGCACGAAGCCAAGGGGTCAAAGTCATGGCTAGAGCAATGGAAAATGCCTTTGACGAAATTCTAGAAGCTAATACTCTTGATCTAGAAATGAGTCGAGAAATGGCAGTTCCTGACTTAATTCTCAAATGGTTGAAACTTACTCCAGAACGATTAGAGATTGCCGTTGATATTCTCAAACAGATAGCCGATAGCAGTGACCCTATTGAGCGCATTACTAATGCTTTTTATCAACTCAATCCTTCTCGAACTTATTGTCAACGAATGCCTTTAGGGGTAATTGCTCTAGTTTATGAAGCGTTTCCTGAATTGGGAGCGATTACAGCCGGTTTTTGTCTCAAAACGGGAAATAGTTTAATTTTACATGGTTCTGGCTTTTCGAGTCATTCTAATGAAGTCATTACCAATATTCTCAAAACTGCGTTAGAAGATTCAGATTTACCGGAAGGATGTGTAGAAATTTTATCCTCAGATCGGGGAACTTCTATTGAAGAGTTGGTCACTCAAGACCAATATATTAATCTGGTGATTCCCTACGGACGACCTAGTTTAATTTCTCAAGTTAGCCAACTGGCTACTGCCCCAGTGCTAAAATCGGCTATGGGAAACTGTTATTTATATTGGTCTCCGAGTGCGGATTTAGATCTGGTGCGTTGGGTTATTCTCGATAGTCATGGAAGTATTCCCGATCCGATTAATGCGATTGAAAAAGTGCTGATTAGTTCCTCTCAAACTACTTCTTTTTTACTGAGATTATTTAATTCTCTCAAAGATAAAGGGTTTGAACTGCGAGGAGATCTGGCTTTATCGACAGAATTTTCTGAACATTTAAACCCAGTGATGAATGATTTAGAATGGAGTACGCCTTATTTAGATAAAATTATTGCGTTTAAGGTGGTTGATGATCTTGAGGAAGCCATTACCTGGATTAATCATTATAGTAGTGGTCATGCTGATTGTCTCGTGACCGAATCTTATAAAGAAAGTCGTCAATTTGCTAAGGAGATTGATAGTGCTTTAATTTATATCAATTCTTCCCCCCGATTTTCTCGCAACCCTAAACAAGGAGAGTCCGTATTTTTAGGAATTTCTAACCAAAAGGGACATCGACGGGGGTTAATTGGATTAGATACTTTAACGACGACTAAGCAAGTGGTTCAAGGGTAA
- a CDS encoding ABC1 kinase family protein codes for MSRHQKVILNSGRTPKELEIYDPEAIARYYRYRPWSFIWRTLTIIWFFGLFIAQIKLDQWTGQTEVNKYKRASQIRKILTHLGPTFIKVGQALSTRPDLIRKDFLEELIKLQDQLPPFDNETAFAIIEKNLGVKVKEAYREISPNPVAAASLGQVYRAILYTGEEVAVKVQRPNLRPVITLDLYLMRCAAKWFGRWLPLNLGHDLTLIIDEFGIKLFEEIDYVNEGRNAEKFAINFADDPEVKVPKIYWQYSGKRVLTLEWIHGYKLTDTTRIRAAGIDPNAIVKIGVTAGLRQLLEHGFFHADPHPGNLFATLDGRMAFIDFGMMDQLEEETKETIASSVVQLINRDYEALAEDFVKLGFLTPNTDIKPIIPALEKVLGNAIGQSVGDFNFKTITDDFSELMYEYPFRVPAKFALIIRSLITQEGLALSLDPNFKIVQVGYPYVARRLLTGESPQLRRRLIDVLFKDGKFQWQRLENMIAIARTDGNFDILPTAQLGLRYLLSEEGRYLRNQLLLALTEDDRLHTDEVQRLWSLVREELKPQLLLNVALNAIRDFSTTGVAAIISR; via the coding sequence GTGAGTCGGCATCAGAAAGTTATCTTGAATTCAGGGCGAACTCCAAAAGAGCTAGAAATCTATGATCCAGAAGCGATCGCCCGTTATTATCGCTACCGTCCTTGGTCATTTATCTGGCGAACCTTAACCATTATTTGGTTCTTTGGACTATTTATAGCTCAGATCAAATTGGATCAGTGGACGGGACAAACAGAAGTTAACAAGTATAAACGGGCTAGCCAGATCCGAAAAATATTGACCCATTTAGGGCCAACCTTTATTAAAGTAGGGCAAGCTTTATCCACACGCCCTGATTTAATTCGCAAAGACTTTCTAGAGGAATTAATTAAGCTACAAGACCAATTACCTCCGTTTGATAACGAAACTGCCTTTGCAATCATTGAAAAAAACCTAGGGGTTAAGGTTAAAGAAGCTTACCGAGAAATATCTCCTAACCCAGTAGCGGCAGCGAGTTTAGGGCAAGTTTATCGAGCTATATTATACACTGGGGAAGAAGTGGCCGTCAAAGTTCAGCGTCCCAATTTGCGCCCAGTGATAACGTTAGACCTTTATTTAATGAGGTGTGCCGCGAAATGGTTTGGCCGATGGCTACCCCTCAATTTAGGGCATGATTTAACGTTAATCATTGATGAGTTTGGGATCAAGTTATTTGAAGAAATAGACTATGTCAATGAAGGACGCAATGCCGAAAAATTTGCCATTAATTTTGCCGATGATCCAGAGGTTAAAGTCCCGAAAATCTATTGGCAATATAGCGGAAAACGGGTGTTAACCTTAGAATGGATTCACGGCTATAAACTTACAGACACAACAAGAATAAGAGCCGCAGGAATCGATCCCAATGCTATTGTTAAAATAGGGGTCACGGCGGGATTAAGACAATTACTAGAACATGGATTTTTCCATGCCGATCCCCATCCGGGTAATTTATTTGCCACTCTCGATGGACGGATGGCATTTATAGACTTCGGGATGATGGATCAGTTGGAAGAAGAGACCAAAGAAACGATCGCCTCTTCAGTGGTTCAACTGATTAACCGAGATTATGAAGCTTTAGCGGAAGATTTTGTTAAATTAGGATTTCTCACCCCAAACACGGATATTAAGCCGATTATACCCGCCTTAGAAAAAGTTTTAGGCAATGCGATCGGGCAAAGTGTGGGAGATTTTAACTTTAAAACCATCACCGATGACTTTTCTGAGTTGATGTATGAATATCCCTTCCGAGTTCCGGCTAAATTTGCTCTAATTATACGCTCTCTGATTACTCAGGAAGGATTAGCCCTCAGTTTAGACCCCAATTTCAAAATCGTTCAAGTGGGTTATCCTTATGTAGCACGACGGTTGTTAACCGGTGAATCTCCCCAACTGCGGCGACGGTTAATCGATGTGTTATTTAAAGATGGGAAATTCCAGTGGCAACGGTTAGAAAATATGATTGCGATCGCCCGTACCGATGGAAATTTTGATATCTTACCAACGGCTCAATTGGGATTACGATATTTATTATCAGAAGAAGGTCGTTATTTAAGGAATCAATTGTTACTGGCGTTAACCGAAGATGATCGATTGCATACGGACGAAGTACAAAGACTTTGGAGTTTAGTGAGAGAAGAATTAAAACCCCAACTCTTGTTAAATGTTGCTCTTAATGCTATTCGAGACTTTTCGACGACAGGAGTCGCCGCGATTATTTCCCGTTAA
- a CDS encoding inorganic diphosphatase, producing MDLSLIPAQPKPGIVNVLIEIPAGSKNKYEFDKDLNAFALDRVLYSSVQYPNDYGFIPNTLADDGDPLDGMVIMDQPTFPGCVIAARPIGMLEMIDGGDRDEKLLCVPVKDPRYSEVKSLKDIAPHRLDEIAEFFKTYKNLEKKVTEILGWQDVEAVSALVEKCIKAAQK from the coding sequence GTGGATTTATCTTTGATTCCTGCTCAACCTAAACCGGGTATCGTTAATGTTTTAATTGAGATTCCCGCCGGCAGTAAAAATAAATATGAGTTCGATAAAGATTTAAATGCTTTTGCTTTAGACCGGGTGCTTTATTCTTCTGTTCAATATCCTAATGATTATGGGTTTATTCCTAACACTTTAGCGGATGATGGTGATCCTTTAGATGGAATGGTGATCATGGATCAACCGACTTTTCCAGGGTGTGTTATTGCCGCCAGACCCATTGGAATGTTAGAAATGATTGATGGTGGCGATCGGGATGAAAAATTGCTCTGTGTTCCGGTTAAAGATCCTCGTTATAGTGAGGTCAAATCTTTAAAAGATATTGCTCCCCATCGTTTAGATGAAATTGCCGAGTTTTTCAAAACCTATAAAAATTTAGAAAAAAAAGTGACTGAAATTTTGGGTTGGCAAGATGTGGAAGCGGTTAGTGCTTTAGTCGAAAAATGTATTAAAGCGGCTCAAAAGTAG
- a CDS encoding N-acetylmuramoyl-L-alanine amidase translates to MAQSSLMVVYPPNNHQTTAEKIFLIGTASPKGQVLINGQPVDRSQAGHFAPSFPLKMGDNVFTIRYNQQEIKLKINRVSNQINPPTGVGFAPQSFTPSSHLARLPGELICFGAIGSPGARVSVNLGQQSIPLFPQSQTVQLPANSAVLTSTNESISLPNLGKYQGCAKLLKEGNLGYPVFNLSLNNQTITQQGTGQITVISPEQLEVIEVTANAGVTRTGPGTNYSRLTPLPKGTRATVTGKEGDWLRLDYGAWILKGETQTLPNAIPPRSKIRGISSRQIAGATEVIFPLETPIPLRIKQEDDKFILTLYHTTAQTDTIYIDDDPFIKRVDWEQVNPDQIDYTFFLKSQQQWGYDIRYEGTNLILTLRHPPKLSGGSLQGVTILLDPGHGGQEMGAKGPTGYPEKDVNLVVSQLIERELVKRGARVYLTRETDKDVSLPKRVEEINQLKPTLSLSVHYNALPDDGDAINTAGIGIFWYHPQAHDLSVFLHHYLVKTLNRPSYGVYWNNLALTRPHTTPSILLELGFMINPEEFEWITNSQEQQKLAQAIAEGITAWLQSQK, encoded by the coding sequence ATGGCGCAATCCTCCCTTATGGTAGTTTATCCTCCTAATAATCATCAAACTACCGCCGAGAAAATTTTTTTGATTGGAACAGCCTCTCCCAAAGGACAAGTTTTGATTAATGGTCAACCGGTAGACCGGAGTCAAGCCGGACATTTTGCCCCAAGTTTTCCTTTAAAAATGGGGGATAATGTATTTACCATTCGCTACAATCAACAAGAAATTAAACTCAAAATTAATCGAGTTTCTAATCAAATTAATCCTCCCACTGGAGTGGGTTTTGCTCCTCAATCTTTTACCCCTTCAAGCCATCTCGCTAGATTGCCGGGTGAGTTAATTTGTTTTGGGGCGATCGGTTCACCCGGTGCCAGGGTTTCAGTAAATTTAGGACAGCAATCTATTCCCTTATTTCCTCAATCTCAAACCGTTCAACTTCCGGCTAATTCTGCGGTTTTAACCTCAACTAATGAATCAATTTCTTTACCCAATTTAGGAAAATATCAAGGATGTGCTAAACTCTTAAAAGAGGGTAATTTGGGATATCCTGTCTTTAATTTAAGTCTCAACAATCAAACGATTACTCAGCAAGGGACAGGACAAATCACCGTCATCTCTCCTGAGCAATTAGAAGTGATAGAAGTAACCGCCAATGCCGGAGTGACACGCACCGGGCCAGGAACAAATTATTCCCGTTTAACCCCTTTACCCAAAGGGACTAGAGCAACGGTAACCGGCAAAGAGGGAGACTGGTTACGCTTAGATTATGGAGCATGGATTTTAAAAGGAGAAACTCAAACTTTACCGAATGCTATTCCCCCTCGGTCTAAAATTCGCGGCATTAGTTCTCGTCAAATTGCCGGTGCAACAGAAGTTATTTTTCCTTTAGAGACTCCTATTCCCCTTAGAATTAAACAGGAAGATGATAAATTTATTTTAACTCTGTATCATACTACGGCTCAAACCGATACGATTTATATTGATGATGATCCGTTTATTAAAAGAGTCGATTGGGAACAGGTTAATCCGGATCAAATAGACTATACTTTTTTCTTAAAATCTCAACAACAATGGGGCTATGATATTCGCTATGAAGGAACAAATTTAATTTTAACTTTGCGTCATCCTCCCAAGTTATCTGGGGGAAGTTTACAAGGAGTTACTATTCTTTTAGATCCCGGTCATGGAGGACAAGAAATGGGAGCAAAAGGGCCAACCGGCTACCCAGAAAAAGACGTTAATTTAGTCGTTTCTCAACTGATAGAACGGGAATTAGTGAAACGAGGAGCAAGAGTTTACCTAACCAGAGAAACCGATAAAGATGTTTCATTACCCAAGCGAGTCGAGGAAATTAATCAACTAAAACCTACCCTATCTCTTTCTGTACATTATAATGCTTTACCCGATGATGGAGATGCTATCAATACGGCTGGAATTGGGATTTTTTGGTATCATCCCCAAGCCCATGATTTATCGGTGTTTCTTCATCATTATTTAGTCAAGACTTTAAATCGTCCTTCCTATGGTGTTTATTGGAATAATTTAGCCTTAACTCGTCCTCATACCACCCCCTCTATTTTATTAGAATTAGGATTTATGATTAATCCAGAAGAGTTTGAATGGATTACCAACTCTCAAGAACAACAAAAACTCGCTCAAGCGATCGCTGAAGGAATTACCGCCTGGTTACAAAGCCAAAAATAA
- a CDS encoding ABC transporter ATP-binding protein, whose translation MTFDSFHSTAHQVSPQDTLKPYHPIIIRLEGISKIYGKGETAVNALNNINLTIEKGEYCAIMGSSGSGKSTAMNIIGCLDRPTNGHYYLDNMDVSRLPDATLAIIRNRKIGFVFQQFHLLPQMSALDNVMLPMVYAGVPPSERRDRAVSALTRVGLENRMYNKPNQLSGGQQQRVAIARAIVNQPVLILADEPTGALDSRTTAEVINIFGELHEGGITVVMVTHEADVASHSQRVIWFRDGEVLHSHLSPKDLHQVVNE comes from the coding sequence ATGACTTTTGACTCTTTTCACTCAACAGCCCATCAAGTATCCCCCCAAGATACTTTAAAACCCTACCACCCCATTATTATCCGTCTAGAAGGCATTTCTAAAATATATGGGAAAGGAGAAACGGCGGTTAATGCCCTCAATAATATCAATTTAACCATCGAAAAAGGGGAATATTGTGCTATTATGGGATCATCTGGCTCAGGTAAGTCCACAGCGATGAATATTATTGGCTGTCTCGATCGCCCCACCAATGGACACTATTACCTGGACAACATGGATGTGTCTAGATTGCCCGATGCGACTTTAGCCATTATCCGTAACCGTAAGATAGGGTTTGTCTTTCAGCAATTCCATTTGTTACCCCAGATGAGCGCTTTAGACAATGTGATGTTACCGATGGTTTATGCCGGTGTTCCCCCCTCAGAAAGACGCGATCGCGCTGTGAGTGCCTTAACTAGAGTCGGGTTAGAAAATCGAATGTACAATAAACCGAATCAACTCTCAGGCGGACAACAGCAAAGAGTGGCTATTGCTAGAGCGATCGTTAATCAACCCGTTCTTATTTTAGCCGATGAACCCACCGGAGCGCTCGATTCTCGCACCACCGCCGAAGTGATTAATATATTTGGGGAACTTCATGAGGGTGGGATAACCGTCGTTATGGTTACTCACGAGGCCGATGTGGCTAGTCATTCTCAACGGGTGATCTGGTTTCGAGATGGAGAAGTGCTTCATTCTCATCTGTCTCCAAAAGACCTCCATCAGGTCGTTAACGAATAG